The Arachis hypogaea cultivar Tifrunner chromosome 14, arahy.Tifrunner.gnm2.J5K5, whole genome shotgun sequence DNA window TCCCCTTTCATCCGCTGATTTGGTGATTGTCTTCACCCTTTCCTCTTGAATTAACATCGCGTACACACGATTAAGCGAAGGTAAGGGATCGGTTGCAAGGATACTCGACCTCACAGTGGCATAGCTGACATCATCAAGGCCCATGAGGAGTTGGTgaaccttttcttcttcccttcgcTTCTCAAGTTGAGAGCCAATTGAACACTTGCACCCACCACAGGTGCATTTGGGAATCTGGTCACAATTTGCAAGTTCATCCTAAAGTATTTTCAACTTTCCATAGTACGCAGCCATAGATGCACCTTCTTACTTACACCTTGTCAAATCTGCTTTCAATTGCTGTATTCGAGGTCCACTCACAACAGAGAAGCGTTCTTTGATGTCCTCCCACAGCGTTTTCGCATTCTTTGCATACGCCACGGTGGTCCGCAAGCTTGGCTCGATCGTATTCAAAATCCACGAAACAATCATGGATTGGACCGTCCACTAATCTTCAAGTTCAGGTGCATCCTTTCCTGATTCTGTGTGAGTCCTGTCAATGAATCCCCACTTTCTCCGAGCTCGAAGAGAAATCTTCACAGCCCTCACCCATTCGTCATAATTTTTCCCACGCAATTACACCTGCGTGATTATGTTTCCTGGGTTATCACTCGCGTTGAGGTCGTACGGCGAGTGAGTCTT harbors:
- the LOC140178707 gene encoding uncharacterized protein, with amino-acid sequence MIVSWILNTIEPSLRTTVAYAKNAKTLWEDIKERFSVDELANCDQIPKCTCGGCKCSIGSQLEKRREEEKVHQLLMGLDDVSYATVRSSILATDPLPSLNRVYAMLIQEERVKTITKSADERGLVVGLVALVGNKARRGGEHGKKAVTFFKCEKNGHDVKECFQIVGYLKWWGDRPRDEGRGTGRGSGRQGMRNRGAQTRANVACTG